The Narcine bancroftii isolate sNarBan1 chromosome 6, sNarBan1.hap1, whole genome shotgun sequence genome window below encodes:
- the LOC138737470 gene encoding transmembrane protein 74B-like → MASAECYHTLEVIGSDLQLAHHGSRPQLTVNGGAGTSCNRKLSAPRPAPPSSGDQQQETSFIARADLLSDHACSLPAANRPEAEPTTHCNRERPQETSPRSEEEPESEVNGQSVDYGFMVALVFLVAGITLVVIAYAIPRESKVDPDTVSAREMERLELHYALLGSHLDKCIIAGLGLLTLGGMFLSLLLMVSICKGDLYGRRNFMVTGRAGKTYGSINLRMKPLDAEGHQSLVECEVIQMCETGS, encoded by the coding sequence ATGGCGTCTGCAGAATGCTATCACACCCTAGAAGTGATCGGCAGCGATCTCCAGCTCGCTCACCATGGCTCCCGGCCTCAGCTGACGGTGAACGGCGGCGCGGGCACTTCATGCAACCGTAAGCTTTCAGCACCGAGGCCAGCTCCGCCGTCCAGTGGGGACCAGCAACAGGAGACGTCCTTCATTGCCCGCGCCGACCTCCTGAGTGACCACGCCTGCAGTCTCCCGGCCGCCAACAGGCCAGAGGCGGAACCCACCACCCACTGCAACCGGGAGAGACCCCAGGAAACTTCGCCTCGCTCCGAGGAGGAACCCGAATCCGAGGTGAACGGGCAATCGGTTGACTATGGCTTCATGGTAGCTCTGGTATTCCTAGTAGCTGGTATCACCTTGGTCGTTATCGCTTATGCCATCCCGAGGGAGTCCAAGGTGGACCCGGATACAGTGTCAGCCCGAGAGATGGAGAGGCTGGAGTTGCACTACGCCCTATTGGGCTCTCACTTAGACAAGTGTATCATCGCTGGCTTAGGGCTGCTGACTCTGGGGGGCATGTTTCTTTCTCTCCTTCTCATGGTCTCCATCTGCAAAGGTGACCTGTACGGCAGGAGGAACTTCATGGTAACTGGCAGAGCCGGGAAGACCTACGGCTCCATCAACCTGAGAATGAAGCCTTTGGACGCCGAAGGCCATCAGTCCTTGGTGGAATGCGAGGTGATCCAAATGTGCGAGACCGGGTCCTGA